One region of Rhodophyticola sp. CCM32 genomic DNA includes:
- a CDS encoding VOC family protein: MAISGVNHITLAVSDLSRSLQFYEDVLGARRAAIWPRGAYLELGTLWLCLEVSTEMSPRGDDSHIALSCSPGGFADLARKIAASARLWKDNRSEGASLYFLDPDGHKLELHEGDLASRLAHYRTHPAPGMTLTDAKTPS, translated from the coding sequence ATGGCAATCTCGGGGGTCAATCACATCACATTGGCCGTGTCCGACCTGAGCCGGTCCTTGCAGTTTTACGAGGATGTTCTGGGCGCGCGCCGGGCCGCCATATGGCCCCGGGGCGCCTATCTGGAGCTTGGCACGCTCTGGCTCTGTCTGGAAGTGAGCACCGAGATGTCGCCACGCGGCGATGACAGCCATATCGCCCTATCCTGCAGCCCCGGAGGTTTCGCCGATCTGGCCAGGAAAATCGCCGCCTCCGCGCGCCTGTGGAAAGACAATCGCAGCGAGGGCGCATCGCTTTATTTCCTTGATCCCGATGGCCATAAACTGGAGCTTCACGAGGGCGATCTGGCCTCGCGGCTGGCGCATTATCGCACCCATCCCGCCCCCGGCATGACCCTCACCGACGCCAAGACACCCTCTTGA